The following coding sequences are from one Leptolyngbya sp. NIES-3755 window:
- a CDS encoding hypothetical protein (hypothetical protein Npun_F1232;~similar to AA sequence:cyanobase_aa:LBDG_45360): MTELDFVLLTVYFLCVTYVLYQMVTSFNDEFTIWLDQAHLDEQLETLNLKDTIGISFKFENRYEFDKLKKLQIRIANKSKEQAIYVDWDYCAMTDQYEPPRSRRITRGVAGNPTDVFPRQAFSAIAPGKTLMEDIFAEDMLSRKDGNSALQGDATVLDFKKPAKIAPAPKKKLYQQFMNGEALFKFDLYLVLRFMGFGTSAGGNQVSIVCRLNVRKLDWTAGLPWNPKKP, from the coding sequence ATGACTGAACTCGATTTCGTTCTATTGACAGTCTATTTTTTGTGCGTCACCTACGTGCTCTACCAAATGGTGACTTCATTTAATGATGAATTTACCATCTGGCTAGATCAAGCCCATCTTGATGAACAACTCGAAACCCTCAACTTAAAAGACACCATTGGGATCAGCTTCAAATTCGAGAACCGATACGAGTTTGACAAACTCAAAAAACTCCAGATTCGCATCGCCAACAAATCCAAAGAGCAAGCCATCTACGTGGATTGGGACTACTGTGCGATGACCGATCAATATGAACCTCCTCGATCGCGTCGTATCACTCGCGGAGTCGCTGGAAATCCGACCGATGTGTTTCCCCGCCAAGCCTTTAGCGCGATCGCTCCTGGCAAAACCCTAATGGAAGACATCTTCGCTGAGGATATGCTATCTCGTAAAGACGGCAACAGCGCCCTCCAAGGAGATGCCACCGTTCTCGACTTCAAAAAACCCGCGAAGATAGCTCCTGCCCCAAAGAAAAAGCTTTATCAACAATTCATGAACGGTGAAGCGCTGTTCAAATTTGATCTTTACCTAGTGCTACGCTTCATGGGATTTGGCACTTCAGCAGGTGGCAATCAAGTCTCGATCGTCTGTCGTCTAAATGTGCGTAAACTCGACTGGACCGCCGGACTCCCCTGGAATCCCAAAAAACCCTAA
- a CDS encoding hypothetical protein (hypothetical protein CYA_0052;~similar to AA sequence:cyanobase_aa:LBDG_45350), whose amino-acid sequence MKSQASTLELPTFCELPPTQEPLFAISEHKKSGLILCKQYHAEFAGPGAAVNCAVEPAYRAVIAIGSPELIATTTFEDRRRAHGRRIQWGRWLQRIVEQPDPTVRAEKLLAGFEEFFGRQVVVGLPNEVLALLAGVFPGTIEQVRSQHWRSTKIGTMSFLPGSDQLKVTTISPNPEEIPAVPLLTTATVSEIERTYAVLKSA is encoded by the coding sequence GTGAAAAGCCAAGCTTCCACTCTCGAACTCCCAACCTTCTGTGAACTTCCCCCTACACAGGAGCCACTGTTCGCCATTAGTGAACACAAGAAAAGCGGATTAATTCTCTGTAAGCAATATCACGCAGAGTTTGCAGGTCCCGGTGCTGCGGTGAATTGTGCCGTTGAGCCTGCCTATCGAGCCGTGATTGCGATCGGCTCTCCCGAACTTATCGCCACAACAACATTCGAGGATCGTCGCCGCGCTCACGGTCGCAGAATTCAATGGGGACGTTGGTTACAAAGAATTGTTGAGCAACCCGATCCAACGGTTCGTGCAGAGAAACTATTGGCTGGATTTGAAGAATTCTTTGGGCGACAGGTTGTGGTTGGCTTACCCAATGAAGTCTTAGCGTTACTGGCAGGAGTTTTTCCGGGCACGATCGAACAAGTGCGATCGCAACATTGGCGCAGCACCAAGATCGGTACGATGTCTTTTCTCCCCGGTTCCGATCAGTTAAAAGTTACAACCATTTCACCAAACCCCGAAGAAATTCCCGCTGTTCCGCTTCTGACGACCGCTACCGTAAGCGAGATTGAACGCACGTATGCTGTGTTGAAATCTGCGTAA
- a CDS encoding ribonuclease III (similar to AA sequence:cyanobase_aa:LBDG_45340): MTIAYPRRQQELRTLIQRLGISQLDVIDWNLMDLALIHVTYSADRNYEQLEFVGDAVVKLAAAEFLLNTYPSLKVGEFTALRSVLVSDRILAQIADSFGFDRYLLVAPSAKSDPAGRASRLADSLEAVLAALYLSTQDLSLVRPWLDDQFQPLAEEILADPARQNYKAALQNWTQGHQKTLPEYRTQETGNTHNDPHRFVAEVWIQGRCMGQGTGRSRKAAEQAAAQEAFIVLSGQET; encoded by the coding sequence ATGACTATTGCTTATCCGCGCCGCCAGCAGGAACTTCGCACTCTCATACAACGCTTAGGGATCTCTCAACTTGATGTGATCGATTGGAATCTCATGGATTTGGCGCTAATTCATGTGACGTATTCCGCTGATCGCAATTATGAACAACTCGAATTCGTTGGCGATGCAGTCGTGAAATTAGCCGCAGCGGAATTCTTACTCAATACTTATCCATCGTTAAAGGTTGGGGAATTTACGGCGTTGCGATCGGTACTCGTCAGTGATCGGATTCTGGCTCAAATTGCGGATTCGTTTGGATTTGATCGCTATCTCCTCGTCGCTCCCAGTGCCAAATCTGATCCCGCTGGACGTGCCTCTCGTCTTGCCGATTCTCTCGAAGCCGTTCTTGCCGCCCTCTACCTCAGCACACAAGATCTCAGCCTAGTTCGCCCCTGGCTCGATGATCAATTCCAACCCCTTGCCGAAGAAATCCTAGCCGATCCTGCCCGTCAAAACTACAAAGCTGCCCTGCAAAACTGGACACAAGGACATCAGAAAACGCTTCCTGAATATCGCACTCAAGAAACCGGGAATACTCACAACGATCCCCATCGCTTTGTCGCAGAAGTCTGGATTCAAGGACGCTGCATGGGACAAGGAACGGGTCGATCGCGCAAAGCTGCCGAACAAGCAGCCGCACAAGAAGCGTTTATCGTGCTGAGCGGTCAGGAGACGTAA
- a CDS encoding oxidoreductase domain protein (similar to AA sequence:cyanobase_aa:LBDG_45330) produces the protein MSVSIALFGVGRWGSHLLRNFLQHPEARVVAIVDPCLEQLETIAQRFELDQRIFLTTQWQDALELSGLEAVAITTPATTHNELITAALKQNLHVLAAKPLTLSVPESLQLCQLAEQQQRQLMVDHTYLFHPAVIRGREVMQKLGKLRYGYSTRSHLSPVRSDVDALWDLAIHDIAILNFWLGESPFLVEAKGAVWLQEGLADTVWATLTYPSGFRATLHLSWLNPDKQRRSCIVGENGTLIFDELTQDQLTVQWGKFDEQFKPIEQSREILELPNQEPLQQICDHFLDCIQNDRASEISSGWLGAELVQILEALSESMRQGKAIDIK, from the coding sequence ATGTCAGTTTCGATCGCACTTTTCGGCGTTGGACGTTGGGGCAGTCATTTATTGCGGAATTTTTTACAGCATCCAGAAGCGCGAGTTGTTGCGATCGTTGATCCTTGTCTAGAACAGTTAGAAACCATTGCCCAAAGATTTGAATTAGATCAACGAATCTTCTTGACTACGCAATGGCAAGACGCTTTAGAGTTGAGCGGATTAGAAGCGGTAGCTATTACAACTCCTGCAACAACCCATAACGAACTTATTACAGCAGCACTGAAACAAAACCTTCATGTTCTTGCAGCGAAACCGCTAACTTTAAGCGTTCCTGAGTCGCTTCAACTATGCCAACTTGCAGAACAGCAACAGCGGCAATTGATGGTGGATCATACTTATCTGTTTCATCCTGCGGTGATTCGAGGGCGAGAAGTAATGCAGAAACTTGGCAAGCTGCGTTATGGATATTCAACGCGATCGCATCTCAGCCCGGTTCGTTCTGATGTCGATGCACTTTGGGATCTTGCCATTCACGACATCGCGATTCTGAACTTTTGGCTAGGAGAAAGCCCATTTTTAGTTGAAGCAAAAGGAGCAGTTTGGTTACAAGAAGGATTGGCGGATACGGTGTGGGCGACTTTGACTTATCCGAGCGGGTTTCGAGCAACGCTTCATTTAAGTTGGCTCAATCCTGATAAGCAACGTCGATCGTGCATTGTGGGCGAAAACGGTACGCTGATTTTCGATGAACTCACTCAAGATCAATTAACAGTGCAATGGGGTAAATTCGACGAGCAGTTTAAGCCGATCGAGCAAAGTCGAGAAATTCTTGAACTTCCAAACCAAGAACCACTCCAGCAAATATGCGATCATTTTCTCGATTGCATTCAGAACGATCGAGCTTCTGAGATTTCTTCGGGTTGGCTTGGTGCGGAACTTGTGCAAATTTTAGAAGCGTTATCCGAATCGATGCGGCAGGGGAAAGCGATCGACATTAAATAA
- a CDS encoding urease accessory protein ureE (similar to AA sequence:cyanobase_aa:LBDG_45320), with product MTPTFTRRIHPKPEPNYILSLTAEERMRSRFLFQSDDGREVYLNLPRGTTLRDGDWLESDKGEFLKIQAKPEPVLTVTTSALLDLLQAAYHLGNRHVPLEITDSYLRLSPDPVLQDLLEHRGLEIKSEIAPFQPESGAYGHAH from the coding sequence GTGACTCCGACTTTTACGCGCCGAATTCACCCTAAACCTGAGCCGAATTATATTTTGTCGCTGACGGCTGAAGAGAGGATGCGATCGCGCTTTCTTTTCCAATCCGACGACGGGCGAGAAGTGTACCTGAATTTACCCAGAGGCACAACGCTACGAGATGGCGACTGGCTAGAATCCGACAAAGGCGAATTTCTCAAAATCCAAGCTAAACCCGAACCCGTTTTAACAGTCACCACTTCAGCATTGTTAGATCTACTACAAGCTGCATATCATTTAGGCAATCGTCACGTTCCATTAGAAATCACAGATTCATATCTAAGACTATCGCCCGATCCGGTCTTGCAAGATCTACTAGAACACCGTGGACTAGAGATCAAATCTGAAATTGCTCCATTCCAACCTGAATCTGGTGCTTATGGACACGCTCACTAA
- a CDS encoding urease accessory protein UreF (similar to AA sequence:cyanobase_aa:LBDG_45310), with translation MDTLTNPALLRLLQLASPALPVGAYSYSEGLETLVHTGVIHTVDDLEHWIIQELHYGGARLEAAMLVRSHRATIAQNFDQLLYWNQWFTAARETEELRSQSLQMGGSLLRLFRSLHPDPIPNFEDGCNFAIAFGLVAALWEIDESAALVAYLHSWATNLVTAGVKLIPLGQTAGQQLLLKLGDEIGESAIAQLEDSELESCGWGLSIASMNHETLYSRLFRS, from the coding sequence ATGGACACGCTCACTAATCCAGCATTGTTACGACTATTACAGTTAGCAAGTCCGGCTTTACCTGTCGGTGCATACAGCTATTCAGAAGGATTAGAAACGCTCGTACATACAGGTGTGATTCACACTGTAGATGATCTAGAACATTGGATCATTCAAGAATTGCACTATGGAGGAGCACGACTAGAAGCAGCAATGTTAGTGCGATCGCATCGTGCCACGATCGCACAAAATTTCGATCAACTCCTCTACTGGAATCAATGGTTTACCGCCGCACGAGAAACCGAAGAACTGCGATCGCAATCTCTCCAAATGGGCGGTTCCCTACTCCGATTATTCCGATCGCTCCATCCCGATCCGATTCCGAACTTTGAAGACGGGTGTAATTTCGCGATCGCGTTCGGACTCGTCGCCGCTCTTTGGGAAATCGATGAATCCGCCGCCTTAGTTGCCTATCTCCACAGTTGGGCAACGAATTTAGTCACTGCAGGCGTGAAACTGATTCCGCTCGGACAAACCGCAGGGCAGCAGCTTTTGTTGAAATTGGGAGATGAGATTGGGGAAAGTGCGATCGCTCAGCTTGAAGATTCGGAGCTTGAGAGTTGTGGGTGGGGATTGTCGATCGCTAGCATGAATCATGAAACGCTCTATAGTCGTCTATTTCGGAGCTAA
- a CDS encoding hypothetical protein (hypothetical protein MicvaDRAFT_3298;~similar to AA sequence:cyanobase_aa:LBDG_02530) yields MSIAEQIYTIVKTLPPDQANEILAFAEFIRSKHSIHVEDDQAMSWADLVNSLSGAWADDFPTLEEIRAGEGQDALRESL; encoded by the coding sequence ATGTCGATCGCTGAACAAATTTACACCATCGTCAAAACGCTTCCCCCAGATCAAGCTAATGAAATTCTTGCGTTTGCTGAATTCATTCGGTCTAAGCACTCGATCCATGTAGAGGATGATCAAGCGATGTCCTGGGCAGACCTTGTTAATTCTTTATCTGGAGCTTGGGCAGATGACTTCCCGACTCTAGAAGAGATTCGGGCTGGAGAAGGACAAGATGCTTTACGAGAGAGCCTTTGA
- a CDS encoding PilT protein domain protein (similar to AA sequence:cyanobase_aa:Cyan7425_0286) — translation MYVLDTNTLIYYFKGRGQVTQTLANIPSQDIVISTIVLYELQVGILKSTSPAKRIQQLQQILNRANLVLFDRDAALAAATVRAQLEQQGTPIGAIDVLIAGVAVSLQATLVTHNTAEFSRVSGLAIVDWY, via the coding sequence ATGTATGTTTTGGATACGAATACTCTAATCTACTACTTTAAGGGTCGAGGACAAGTCACTCAAACTCTTGCGAACATTCCCTCTCAAGATATCGTGATCTCTACGATCGTTCTTTACGAATTGCAGGTTGGCATTTTGAAATCAACATCGCCTGCAAAGCGAATTCAACAACTTCAGCAGATTTTGAACCGAGCGAATTTAGTTTTGTTCGATCGAGATGCTGCTTTGGCTGCGGCGACGGTTCGCGCTCAATTGGAGCAACAAGGAACACCGATTGGCGCGATCGACGTTCTGATTGCGGGAGTAGCTGTCTCGCTTCAGGCAACGCTTGTTACTCACAACACTGCTGAATTTTCTAGAGTTTCAGGACTTGCGATCGTGGACTGGTATTAG
- a CDS encoding hypothetical protein (similar to AA sequence:cyanobase_aa:AM1_0099), producing the protein MRPHLPPEVAYLAVDGAYAKEGFVTGAVELRLHVISKLRCDANLQFLYTGVQKRRGRPRKYAGKVDLGDLSRFTFVETVQPDVDLYTAVVWHVSLKRAIRVAYLVDHRSSTRVRTCLLFSTDVEQDPRQIVQYYKLRFQIEFLFRDAKQFTGLEDCQARDAQKLAFHFNASLTALNLAKLDALQQHSEQVPFVFSMASVKRRLFNQHLLDRFICNLDLEPSQIKSHPNYSNLCNYGIIAA; encoded by the coding sequence GTGCGACCTCACCTCCCACCTGAAGTCGCCTATCTCGCTGTCGATGGTGCTTATGCCAAGGAGGGCTTTGTCACCGGAGCGGTGGAGTTGAGGTTGCACGTCATCAGTAAGCTGCGGTGTGATGCGAATCTTCAATTTCTCTACACGGGAGTACAGAAGCGACGGGGCAGACCGCGCAAGTATGCAGGCAAAGTGGACTTGGGCGATTTGAGTCGCTTCACGTTCGTCGAAACCGTACAACCGGATGTTGACCTGTACACGGCAGTCGTGTGGCACGTCTCGCTCAAACGCGCTATTCGCGTTGCTTATCTAGTCGATCATCGCTCCTCGACTCGCGTTCGCACTTGTCTGTTGTTTTCCACTGATGTCGAGCAAGACCCAAGGCAGATTGTCCAGTATTACAAGCTGCGCTTCCAAATTGAATTTCTATTCCGGGATGCCAAGCAGTTTACAGGACTCGAAGATTGCCAAGCCAGAGATGCTCAGAAGCTTGCGTTTCATTTCAATGCTAGTCTGACTGCTCTGAACTTGGCAAAGTTGGACGCACTCCAACAGCATTCAGAACAAGTCCCGTTTGTCTTCTCAATGGCAAGTGTCAAACGGCGACTGTTCAATCAGCACCTCCTTGACCGATTTATTTGCAACTTAGACTTGGAGCCAAGCCAAATTAAATCTCATCCCAACTACTCAAACCTTTGCAATTACGGCATTATCGCCGCTTAA
- a CDS encoding integrase, catalytic region (similar to AA sequence:cyanobase_aa:AM1_0495), which yields MNKALEHYQPEIHHSDQGVQYAATGYVEALKQRNIEISMAEVGEPTQNGYAERLMRTIKEEEVDLSEYRNFAEAYMQIKVFLEDVYMRKRIHSSIGYLTPIEFESEWRNNH from the coding sequence TTGAACAAGGCTTTAGAACATTACCAGCCAGAGATTCATCATTCTGACCAAGGGGTGCAGTATGCAGCGACAGGCTATGTTGAGGCACTAAAGCAACGAAACATTGAAATCAGCATGGCAGAGGTGGGAGAGCCAACGCAGAATGGCTATGCGGAACGACTGATGCGAACGATTAAAGAGGAGGAAGTCGATTTATCCGAGTATCGTAACTTTGCGGAAGCGTACATGCAGATCAAAGTGTTTTTGGAGGATGTGTACATGAGGAAGAGGATACATTCATCAATTGGATATTTAACACCAATTGAATTTGAAAGTGAATGGAGGAACAATCACTAA
- a CDS encoding integrase, catalytic region (similar to AA sequence:cyanobase_aa:AM1_2477) produces MRLVCEVLLVNRSSLYYQPVEEDFEAETELKSAIDKIAGEFPRYGYRRITQQLKRQGIVVNHKRVARLMKEMGLAGKAPKRRVRTTNSNHSFARYPNRVAGLRIERPNQVWVGDITYIRLGEGFVYLAVLMDVFTRCIRGWHLG; encoded by the coding sequence GTGCGTTTGGTGTGTGAAGTACTATTGGTGAATCGAAGTAGCTTGTACTATCAGCCCGTTGAGGAAGATTTTGAAGCAGAGACAGAACTGAAATCAGCGATCGACAAAATTGCAGGCGAGTTTCCGCGCTATGGCTATCGGCGAATTACTCAGCAATTGAAACGGCAAGGGATTGTCGTCAACCATAAACGGGTTGCTCGATTGATGAAAGAAATGGGGCTTGCCGGAAAAGCTCCAAAACGGCGAGTTCGCACGACCAATAGCAATCATAGCTTTGCACGTTATCCGAATCGAGTTGCAGGACTGAGGATTGAACGACCGAACCAAGTCTGGGTTGGAGATATCACATACATTCGATTAGGAGAAGGCTTTGTTTATCTGGCTGTCTTGATGGATGTATTTACTCGCTGTATTCGGGGGTGGCACTTAGGGTGA
- a CDS encoding transposase (similar to AA sequence:cyanobase_aa:AM1_3696): MSNQAKKYSPQFKAKVVLELLRGEKTQTEISRAHGVHRSVLTRWQNEFVERAPVVFGETGQVSETEARIAELEQMVGKLTMQLEVAKKASSISATKKSGAL; encoded by the coding sequence ATGTCAAATCAAGCGAAGAAATACAGCCCCCAATTCAAAGCCAAAGTCGTCCTCGAACTGCTGCGTGGCGAAAAGACGCAAACCGAGATCAGTCGAGCGCATGGCGTGCATCGCAGTGTGTTAACGCGATGGCAAAACGAATTCGTCGAACGAGCGCCCGTGGTGTTTGGGGAGACTGGACAAGTTTCAGAAACCGAAGCACGCATTGCAGAACTCGAACAAATGGTGGGGAAATTGACGATGCAATTAGAAGTCGCAAAAAAAGCATCGAGCATCTCAGCGACGAAGAAAAGCGGTGCATTGTAG
- a CDS encoding hypothetical protein (similar to AA sequence:cyanobase_aa:AM1_0099): protein MDSYGSHCTKPACRSGRFRKPQTKFLVTLFTTMLLVCGKVNFTNLSRYSSLSERTYRRQYQQEFEFVALNRAIVEQASQADTAKLAVMDCSFVIKSGKATFGLDAFWNGCASRVETGLEVSVVGVVDVEREQGYALSAEQTYAQSSLSEFSRMDQYLYH, encoded by the coding sequence ATGGATAGCTATGGAAGCCATTGTACAAAGCCTGCTTGCCGAAGTGGGCGATTTCGCAAACCGCAAACGAAATTCTTAGTCACTTTATTCACCACAATGTTGCTGGTGTGTGGCAAAGTCAACTTCACCAACCTGAGTCGCTACAGCAGTTTGAGCGAACGCACCTACCGCCGCCAATACCAACAAGAGTTTGAGTTTGTGGCATTGAATCGAGCGATAGTCGAGCAGGCAAGTCAAGCAGACACGGCAAAGCTTGCGGTGATGGACTGCTCGTTTGTGATCAAGAGTGGCAAAGCGACGTTTGGACTCGATGCGTTTTGGAATGGATGTGCCAGTCGAGTGGAAACCGGATTAGAGGTGTCAGTGGTCGGGGTGGTCGATGTCGAACGTGAGCAGGGCTATGCATTATCGGCAGAGCAGACCTATGCTCAATCCAGCCTGAGCGAGTTTAGCCGCATGGATCAATATCTCTATCATTGA
- a CDS encoding hypothetical protein (similar to AA sequence:cyanobase_aa:Aazo_3235) translates to MSEQSKSGDLIPSDTDQDEGRMLQIDGNRPIDESDLQVQSFLQVDGNRPIVADEMEVRGTIEVDGSRPIAADTLEANKSLGIDGNRPITPSNLEVKEVLHEDGSRPIEANQAEVRKTLPVDGNRPITSETPEKLDIVEDFID, encoded by the coding sequence ATGTCGGAACAGTCAAAGAGTGGTGATCTGATTCCTTCAGACACAGATCAGGACGAGGGCAGAATGCTTCAGATCGATGGGAATCGTCCGATCGATGAAAGCGATCTTCAAGTGCAGTCTTTTTTACAAGTCGATGGGAATCGTCCGATCGTAGCCGATGAGATGGAGGTGCGAGGCACGATCGAAGTCGATGGCAGTCGTCCGATCGCTGCGGATACATTAGAAGCAAACAAATCTCTAGGCATTGATGGCAATCGTCCGATCACTCCGAGCAATTTGGAGGTGAAAGAAGTGCTTCATGAAGACGGCAGCCGACCGATCGAAGCGAATCAAGCTGAAGTTCGTAAAACGCTTCCGGTTGATGGTAATCGCCCAATCACTTCGGAGACTCCAGAAAAGCTGGACATAGTTGAAGATTTCATTGATTAG
- a CDS encoding hypothetical protein (similar to AA sequence:cyanobase_aa:MAE39590): MQALFLSREEVARIAEELYENSLRYQIETEENIGKMVVIDIETGDYEIDETGLEASHILREKRPLARLFGIRIGYNVAASFGGVMERIKR, encoded by the coding sequence ATGCAAGCACTTTTCCTAAGCCGTGAAGAAGTTGCCCGAATTGCAGAGGAATTGTACGAAAACAGTCTTCGTTATCAAATCGAGACAGAAGAAAATATCGGCAAAATGGTCGTCATTGATATCGAAACTGGGGATTACGAAATTGATGAGACTGGATTGGAAGCCTCTCACATTCTTAGAGAAAAGCGTCCTCTTGCTCGACTGTTCGGAATCCGCATCGGGTACAATGTCGCTGCTTCTTTTGGAGGAGTGATGGAGCGGATCAAACGGTGA
- a CDS encoding hypothetical protein (similar to AA sequence:cyanobase_aa:MAE39580), with protein sequence MISGIVIDRHAIVALPVFLPNGATFPIEFVVDTGFTDCLCLPPDAVALLQLPFLLDLRVNLADDSRTVVPVHQAMILWNGQERAVRVFATGRRPLIGTALLAEQELVIQFTEEGLVTIDNL encoded by the coding sequence GTGATTTCTGGAATTGTTATCGATAGACACGCAATCGTTGCATTACCCGTCTTCCTTCCGAACGGCGCAACTTTTCCGATTGAATTTGTCGTAGATACAGGTTTCACAGATTGCCTGTGTTTGCCGCCTGATGCTGTTGCCTTGTTACAGTTGCCGTTCCTTCTCGATCTTCGGGTGAATTTGGCAGATGATAGCCGAACTGTAGTTCCCGTTCATCAAGCGATGATCCTTTGGAATGGACAGGAACGAGCCGTTCGTGTCTTTGCCACAGGACGACGACCTCTGATTGGAACAGCTTTACTTGCTGAGCAAGAACTGGTGATCCAGTTTACGGAAGAGGGATTAGTCACGATCGATAACCTATAA
- a CDS encoding F0F1 ATP synthase subunit beta (similar to AA sequence:cyanobase_aa:LBDG_45300): MVTTAEKTNIGYITQIIGPVLDVRFPGGKMPRIYNALTISGKTESGQDVSVTCEVQQLLGDNQVRAVAMSTTDGLVRGMEVSDTGAPISVPVGTATLGRIFNVLGEPVDNQGPVNNTETSPIHRPAPKLTELETKPSVFETGIKVIDLLTPYRRGGKIGLFGGAGVGKTVIMMELINNIATNHGGVSVFAGVGERTREGNDLYNEMIESGVIKKDNLNESKIALVYGQMNEPPGARMRVGLSGLTMAEYFRDVNKQDVLLFVDNIFRFVQAGSEVSALLGRMPSAVGYQPTLGTDVGDLQERITSTTEGSITSIQAVYVPADDLTDPAPATTFAHLDGTTVLSRGLASKGIYPAVDPLDSTSTMLQPSIVGNDHYDTARAVQSTLQRYKELQDIIAILGLDELSEDDRLTVSRARKIERFLSQPFFVAEVFTGSPGKYVSLEKTIAGFKRILAGELDDLPEQAFYLVGDIDEAIAKAEKMKAEAK, translated from the coding sequence ATGGTCACCACCGCAGAGAAAACAAACATCGGTTACATCACGCAAATCATCGGTCCAGTCTTGGACGTGCGATTCCCTGGTGGCAAAATGCCCCGAATTTATAACGCCTTGACCATCTCCGGCAAAACCGAATCCGGTCAAGATGTTTCTGTAACCTGCGAAGTGCAACAACTCCTGGGAGATAACCAAGTCCGAGCGGTGGCGATGAGTACCACCGATGGCTTGGTGCGCGGCATGGAAGTGTCCGACACAGGCGCACCGATTAGCGTCCCGGTCGGAACCGCAACCCTCGGACGGATCTTCAACGTCTTAGGCGAACCCGTCGATAATCAAGGTCCGGTCAACAACACCGAAACCTCCCCGATTCACCGTCCCGCTCCCAAATTGACCGAACTCGAAACCAAGCCTTCCGTGTTTGAAACCGGAATTAAGGTGATCGACCTGCTGACTCCCTACCGTCGCGGTGGAAAAATTGGTCTGTTCGGTGGTGCGGGTGTGGGTAAAACCGTGATCATGATGGAATTGATCAACAACATCGCAACCAATCACGGCGGTGTGTCGGTGTTCGCTGGTGTGGGTGAGCGCACTCGCGAAGGAAACGACCTTTACAATGAAATGATCGAGTCGGGCGTAATCAAGAAGGACAACCTCAACGAGTCCAAGATTGCACTGGTATATGGTCAGATGAACGAACCACCGGGAGCGCGGATGCGTGTCGGTCTGTCAGGTCTGACGATGGCAGAATACTTCCGCGATGTGAACAAGCAAGACGTATTGCTGTTCGTGGATAACATCTTCCGATTTGTGCAAGCGGGTTCTGAAGTATCAGCGTTGCTCGGTCGGATGCCTTCTGCGGTGGGATATCAGCCGACTTTGGGTACAGACGTGGGTGACTTGCAAGAGCGGATTACCTCGACGACTGAAGGTTCGATTACTTCGATTCAAGCCGTTTACGTGCCTGCGGATGACTTGACCGACCCTGCTCCAGCAACGACCTTCGCCCACTTGGACGGAACGACAGTACTTTCTCGTGGTTTGGCTTCAAAAGGAATCTATCCCGCAGTTGATCCGCTGGATTCGACTTCGACCATGTTGCAGCCCTCGATCGTCGGAAATGATCACTACGACACCGCTCGTGCAGTCCAATCGACGCTGCAACGCTACAAAGAACTGCAAGATATCATTGCAATTCTCGGTTTGGATGAATTGTCGGAAGACGATCGCCTGACCGTGTCTCGTGCCCGTAAGATCGAGCGCTTCTTGTCGCAGCCGTTCTTTGTGGCAGAAGTCTTCACCGGATCGCCGGGTAAGTATGTGTCGTTGGAAAAAACGATCGCAGGCTTCAAGCGGATTCTCGCAGGCGAACTCGATGATCTGCCAGAGCAAGCATTCTACTTGGTCGGTGACATTGATGAAGCGATCGCGAAAGCTGAAAAAATGAAGGCTGAAGCTAAGTAA